The Fulvia fulva chromosome 11, complete sequence genome segment GCCTATCTAGCACGGCAAGTCCTTCGACAGGCAGGGGTGGATCCTCTCGATGTGTCATACGTCGAACTCCATGGCACAGGTAAGTCGCGTTGGTGTGTTTGACTTGAAATACTAATGCAAGCATCAGGCACGCAGGCTGGTGACAGCGAAGAGATGCAAGGCATTCTCGATGTCTATGCGCCACTCTCGAAACGACGCAGTCAATCTCAACCTCTGCATATCGGAGCAGTGAAAGCCAACATGGGTCACAGCGAATCTTCCGCAGGCACTACTGCCTTGGTCAAAGTGCTTCTCATGCTCCAGAACAACGTCATTCCACCACATATCGGCATCACTACTGAGATGAATCCGAAGTTTGGTCACGACTTCAAGAAACGCAACCTACACATCCCATTTGAGCTGACTCCCTGGGAGCACACCGATGATAAGAGGCGCATTGCTGTTGTGAACAATTTTGGCGCTGCTGGAGGGAACACTACCATGATCTTGGAAGATGCACCAATGCGAAGCATATCTCAAAGCGATACGCGCAAAACACATGTCGTTGTCTTGTCTGCCAAGACCAAAACCTCGTTGGTGGCCAACGTCGATCGCCTGATCAGTTACATCGACTCCCATCCAGACACACAGATCGCCAACGTGTCGTATACCACCACAGCACGGCGATATCAGCATGTTCTACGGGTGGCTATCTCGACATCAGAGATAGCGCACTTGCAGAAGCAGCTATATTCTCACCGGGAGAAGATCGAGTACATACAGCCTGTGCGAAAAGCTGAGCCCCCACCCGTCGCATTCAGTTTTACAGGTCAAGGGGCATCACACAAGTCGATGAATCTGGAGCTGTACCGAGACGTGCCGACGTTCCGTGAGTTCGTTCACCAACTCGACTCGCTCACACGAGCTCAAGGCTTTGAGTCATTTATCTGCGCACTCGATGGCTCGCATGACAAGGACCATCAGCACTCCCCGGTGGTGACACAGCTTGCGCTTGTCTGTTCAGAGATCGCCCTAGCAAAGTACTGGGCTTCCATTGGAGTTCTACCGAACATTGTTATCGGACACAGTCTGGGTGAGTATGCTGCAATGCATATCGCTGGAGTCATCAGCGCATCAGACGCGATTTTCCTCGTCGGTCGGAGAGCTCAGCTGCTACAAGAGAGATGCAAGATTGGTAGCCACCTCATGATGGCAGTGCGAGCTTCTGTTGATCAGATCACGCAGAGTGCTGCTGGCAAGCCTTTCACTGTTGCTTGTGTCAATGGTCCTGCGGACACGGTCTTGGCTGGCACGAAAGAGGAGATCGAGGTTATCAAGACACCACTGGAGTCATCTGGGCTTCAGTGCATCAAGCTGGATGTCGCATTCGCATTCCACTCTGAGCAGACAGACCCACTCCTGGACGACTTTGAAGCACTGGCGAAATCGGGTGTCATCTTCGCCGAGCCCAAGCTGCCGGTCATTTCGCCGCTGCTTGGAAAAGTCATCTTCGATGCCAAGACCATCAATGCGACGTATGTAAGGCGGGCCACACGAGAAGCAGTCGACTTTCTTGCAGCTCTGAACAACGCGCAAGAGATTGGTGCGATCGGCGGCGACACCGTCTGGGTCGAGATTGGCCCACATCCAGTATGCACCGGGTTTGTGCGATCCACGATCCCATCTGTCAAGCTTGCATTACCATCCTTCCGACGCGGCGAAGAGAACTGGAAGACCTTGTCCGACAGTATTGCTCAACTATACACCGTAGGAGTCGACATCGATTGGACCGAGCTGCACAGACCGTTCGAGAAGAATCTTCGACTACTTGATCTGCCAACATATGCTTTCAACGAAAAGACCTACTGGCTGCAATACAAGGGAGATTGGTGCCTGACCAAGGGCAATACTTTCTATGCTGACGAGCAGAAGATCGTGCGAGGACAGCTACCATCTGTGAGCGAGCTGCACACTTCCACAGTGCAGCAGATTGTGGAACAAGTGTTCGACACTGACACAGGCAGCTGTACCGTGGTGATCGAGTCTGATATGATGCAACCCGACTTCCTAGCAGCCGCGCATGGACACCGTATGAATGACTGTGGTGTTGCCACATCTTCTATCCATGGTGACATTGCATTCACATTGGCCGAACACATTCACAAGAAGCTTGGTGTACACGGCAAAGATACGCGATACAACGTCGCGAACCTACAAGTCACTAAAGCCCTCGTGGCGCGAAAGAACACCGCGAATCCACAGGTCATACGGGTCACTGCAAGCACTACAGATGTGCGGTCCGGCATCGACCTCGTCTGGCAGAATATCAATGCGAATGGTGATTCCGCGGAGCCATTTGCAACTTCTTCCATTCATGCCGGAATATCGACCGACTGGATCAGCTCGTGGAGCTCTCTTACTCACTTGGTTCGAGACAGGATTGAAACACTCGACCGACTGGTTGCTGAAGGCAAGGCGAATCGACTGTCGCACAACATGGCATACACACTGTTTGCAAGCAACCTTGTTGATTACGCCGACAAATATCGAGGCATGCAGTCGGTCGTCATGCATGGTCTCGAAGGGTGTGCCGACGTGGAGCTCAGCACGAAGGAAAGTGGTGTCTGGACTGTTCCGCCATACTTCATTGACAGCGTCGCACACCTTGCAGGCTTCATCATGAACTGCTCTGATGCCATTGATGCCAAGAAGTTCTTCTGCATCACGCCAGGCTGGAAGACTATGCGCTTCGCAAGACCGCTGGTTCCTGGAGCGAGGTACCAGTCATATGTCAAGATGATACCCACCGTCGAGGACGATACTGCGTACTTTGGTGATGTGTACATCTTGCAGGATGGCGTTATCATTGGGCTTGTCGAAGGGATAGAGTTTCATCGCTATCGCCGAATTCTGCTGGAAAGACTTTTCTCGGCGCCTGACAGCACAAATCTCGACGACACTACGGAGACCAAAGATATATCATCAAGCACTCAACACTCGGTTCCGGTCTCGAGACAGGTCCCTCCGGCAGCGAAATCTTCGGCACAGACAGTATTCGAGTCCAGCCTACCGTTTGCGGTGCCTGGACCTAGGAAAAGTACTGCAAGGCCTGCAGTTGACGAGATCGCTGCCAGAGAGAAGCCGGTCGCATCGCAGAGCAGTAGCATCACCAACAGAGCAATGCAGCTCATAGCTGACGAGGTTGGTGTTGAGCTTGCGGATCTGTGCGACGACGTTGGCTTCAGCGACCTTGGCGTCGACAGCTTGATGTCTCTCGTGATCGCAGATACATTCAGAGCGACGCTTGACATCAAAGTCAATGGCAGTCTCTTCCTCGACTACGAGACTATAGGCGACCTGCGCAACTGGTTGGAGGAGACTTATGCCTGAATGAAGCGATGTGTACGTTGCACGATAACCCTTCACTATTTACATAACTGACTAGGAGTTACAGCTGTGCAGTCTCGGGGCGTGGTAGACTATTGGGCTATTGGCGCAAGGTACTGAAATCGTTGGGGTTCTGCTGATCACCTGGTAGCTGGTGCTTTGTACAGTAACGTCGATGTACCATTCATATTCTCATCTATCTGCGAGCATTGACGAGCTCTGAGCATATCTATCGCTATACAACATCACAGATTCTTCAGACGATCGATAACACGCGCCGATAGTGCCCTCCACTCACTTCGAAGATCCGTTTCGAGCTGCTTATACACGAGCGTTGATGTTGACAGCATCGCATTTGCGCATAGGTCTTTCGCAGCAACTCCTGCTTTATCTGCATCTTGCATCTCTTCCACAAGCAGCTTCAGTCTCAATGCAAACCTTTCGATCAGTTGCCGCACAGGGTGGAGCTCGCCCAGGATCAGCTGGACTGTCCTCCTCTCTGAATCCTCGCCGTCTAGACAGAAGCCTCGGATGGTGGTGGTTGTATTTGAATGTTGTTCGTCGAAAGATGGCGATGGGTTGTGACGCTCTCCTGGCAGCAAGGTCTTGGTACGTTGCGCCACAGCAGAATACCAGCCCAAGATCTTAAAGGTGACCAAGGCCACCATGACGACAAGATAACCATCCTGGCAGCACGGGCTCTCCAGAATACCACTCAATAGCTCGACGGCTGTTCCGTTCTGGCTAAGAATGGATTGTGTGGAGACATTCTCGAGCCTCTCATCAAGCTCGGGTTTACGCTGATGCATACACAAACTTTCAGACGAAGCTGAGTATCGCTGGAACAATGAGAGAACGCGCGCCAAGCATGAGCAGGATACGCCGTCGAGCCGACCAGTCCGGAGATGCTGTGAGCCATTGTCCGATATCGAGAGAGCTCGGGGAGTCCTAGGCTCCATCAAAGCGTGATTCATTAGAGGTGGAACACCAAGCATGCTATGCGGGTCGTCGTCGCAGATTGAGTGCAGTTGCTGATCATCCAGGCCATGTATGAAGAAGGGGTCTGCCGTGAATGCGGACAGGGAGTGATCGTCAAGCAGATCACTACTGTGGAATGTCGAGCTGTCACTCATTGCCGCATCGAAGCCATCCACTGTCATATCCAATGGTGTCCCGAACAAGTCTTGCAGCATGTCAGAGCTAGTACTGGTACCAGTGACTCCCGATGGGGGTGAAGGGCCACCACTTGACGGTTCTCTTCGTCGAGACCTGGAAGATGTCTGGGGTTGACCTGGTTTCCTGCCCGCGCGCTTCAGCAAGACATAGGTGCAGTCCAAGCCACGCTTGACACATCTGGCGCAGCGAGGCCTCTCCTTGGAGCACTTCAACTTGGAGGCTGCACAAGTCTCGCAACTGCTGCGCACGCGAGGTCCTGCTGCGATGCTCGTCGACGTTGGACCAGCCGACGACGACGCTGTCGCTGTCGCTTCATGGAGTCCTCCAGTGTGGGGAGCATGTGGTACTGGTACAGGCGGCGGCGCTGTTACTGGGAAATGCATGGCAGCCACGCTGCGTGACAGGGACATGCTGGCTGATCGGGAAGCATCAATGGCGTACAGTTCCATCGGGGAATATGGACGGTTGATATCCAGCAACGGTACACGTGGCTACCAAGCACGTTCTGTTCGCGTAGACCCGGAAGATTTATATAACACAATATACAACCTTGAAGGACCAGCACTACGCCTGAGAGGGAGGGTACAGTGTGTCACCTACATATAGGAAACCTAGCCCAAAGTTAGTAAGCACACTATTCTCAATCTAGGTGTTTCCCTACTAATCTGTAGTATAGCCGACCTAATTAGAGAATTCTTAGCTTACTAGAGTATAGACTTTAGGTTATATTATTAATAGAAGGtattattactactactactactacgtagCGACTATTTAAGCTATTTACTTTACTTAATATCTTGTACTTCTACCTACTACTTCGATAGTAGCTTAAATCCTTAATAGTATATAGCGGATTAAGCTCTTAATATACTATATTATTATTACCTTAttctatacctatagtacTCGTATTATAAGCTCGTCCTTATTAGTAATATAGAGCTTATAGATTAGGCTCTTTATCTTTAAGAAGTAGCTCTTAATAGGGTTTAGATCCGGTAAGCTTATATTATAGGGTAaataatatatatatagaggtttgtcgtagtatatagtaagTTTGATATAAAGAGAGTATAAAGACTATCGGGCGCTACAATAACGTCTACGCTCTAAGTACGGGCCTACCCTATACTAAGATCTAAGGGCTCGCTCTCTGTATTACCCCCCTCTCTCCTCCGCTAGATACCTAGGTTCCGCTAGAAATTAGGAGGCTTTCTATAAGCTTAACCCCCCCTTCTCTTACCCGTCGGACCCCGTACCCTTTAGGGTAGAACTAACCTATAAGGTCTATTAACTCTTCTATTATTAGATACTAAGAATAGGGCTTTACTATTATCTAATAATAATAGTAATCCGTAGGTATCTACTCTCTTTTTATCGGATCTCACCGTACTTATAAGATTTTTATTATTATAAACCTTACTATTATTAACCTCCTATTATCTATCGCGATCCGAGCATATAGATAGATAAAAGCCTATTATTATTAAAACTtaaggctacgtacgctaagaattaggtaactaattagttaTCTATATCCTCTTTAAGAGTAATACTTatctattctagatagatatatacaATATATAGTCTACTTTtaaaacaccctatataagcccgtataatAACTTCCTATATAAAAAACGTAATAGTTATAAGCCCGGCTAGCGCTTACTAATACTCGCTACGATAAGGAAGCCCTAAAGTAGATTTTATATTGTTATAAAATACTATTATAATCTATATAGCAGTActcctaggcctagtaaaccCGCGTAGAACTTTTACTAGCCTCCCTATCCGTAGTTATAGCTACTACCGAAAATAGAGTAACTAGTACCCTACTATAGGGTACCGTAGTTCTAAAGAGCTATAATGAATAGGATAAATTTAACCgttagctagagctctacgtAGAGTCTTTAAATGTCTAGAAGTATATAGATCCTTACTAACTAAGTAACGAGCTAATAGAGCCTACTTACTTAACGTTTAAGGAAATCTAATAAGCGTATACGGTAGGAGACGctatagcgagagacctaaTTAAGCTACGGTAAATATACGTAGACCGAAGGTAACGAATATATAATAtctttactactacgcgattaaagcttattacctaccttatCTAAATAACAACCGAGTTAGGATAagagcttatatatagccggaCTACCCTTAGAGCGAAATACTAGGCTCTTAAGGATTAGTATAGCCTAGACGATATACTACATAAGCGGTAGCTTATACTTAAGTTATCTAGGCTTTAGAAGGCTAGCGTACGTAGAATTGATAACTAGTACTTAGACTAGTTAGTTTTATAGACTAAGATACTTAAATACTTCTACGCCGAGTATAATAACCTTAGTAGGTACTTCCTACTTACTATTTAGAAGTAGGCTCTAGCCTATAGTACTTCTCTATATAACGAGTAGAAGCGTAAAAAATATTACTATAAAAGCTTACTAAGCGTTAACTCGAATAGATACGCGATACCGTACTAGTAATAACTAATAGTTGATTAGTCTTCGTAATATTTTGCGGAGAACCCTTAGTAGAGGAGGAAACGGTATCTATAGTAGGGGATACTAGTTAAAAGGAAGGTAATAATAACCGTAGTAGTAGCCGCGGTAATTAGGGCCGTAGTAATAGCCGCGGTAATAAGAATAAAAATAAGGATATAATAGGCTAAGCGACTACTAAAATATTACTAGCGAGCCTAAGAATACCTattataagggcctattccTATACGATATAATTAACCCTAATAAGCGCCTAGTAAAGGGTTAGCGCTtagagtagtagaagaagtacTAGAAAAACTTTATTAACTACTACTTAAGCGACGACGGCGAGCGGCTACTTAGCGTATTAAATCATAATAATCGTAAGGACTAGGAACGTAACAAGGCTATTACTAATACAAAGAAGGTATTACTAAGTAATGAAGCCTTTATTAGCCTTACTATTCTTTTTAGCTTAATAAGTAAGTTAAGCGTTGGATTTAGGGATTACTAGGTATATAATAACTATTAAGACACTTATATAATCAATTATTAGAAATAGGAGGGTATAGAGTTTATTATAGAGCGCCTTAATACCTTAGAAATCTAGGCTAGAACAACTACCTTTCTAATTTTAGCATTAGGGCATACTTATATATTGATTGAGGGCCATTTATCTACTTTACTAGATATAGCTTACTACCTAGGCTTTTATATAAACGTTATCTCGTATATACGTATAGAGATAGCTAGAATCTAGTAGTACGGACGTAGTAATtcaatatagtataacgaTACTAAATTAATAGACCTATATTGTCCTACTAGTATAATCTCTTCCtttaaggtagttatactacCTTAGTCGCCTATTATTTACTAATAGCCTATAAAAGAGGGTCTAGTACTACCGAAGGTTACTAAAAAGACATGTAACGCGTACTTTACTCCTCTACTAGAGCTTTCTATTGTCTACTTATTTCCGCTCGTTTTAGCGCGGCTCGCGTCTCTATAAGCTTACTTTCTATCGCTAACTACCTTCTATATATCTCTTCGAGGTTACTTTATAGATTAATATCTAATATCTCTCTCTTAGAGCTTTCGTTTGTCTACGGTATTATTATATAGTCCGATATAATAATATTAGGAAGAGTATATTAAATTGAATAGATCGAATTTAATATTACGGAGTAAAtaacgtatatatagaggttCGTTATAGTTTATAGTAAGTTCGATACGGAGAGAGTATAGAAACTATTAGACGTTATAATAAAGTCTACACTCTATATACAGACCTAGCCTATACTAAGATCTAAGGGCTCGCCCTTTATAGCTTACGAGCTACGTATCTATTGCGTTAATATTAGCTTTAATAAAGGCTTacttagtataggtagagtTATAGATAGTAGCTCTATTGTATtattagagagcttataggtaatataCTAGTACTTTATTAAAGTACTCGAAGGTAGTAAAGTCGTCGAATAGCTCGTTATTTGCCTACTAAATATAGGCTTCTACTAGCGGTAGAATACGCCgataatagtacttagaaTTAATTATAATATCTCTAAATACGTCCGTTATTATCTATTCTACTAACTCGCCTTATTCTTACTTCTCTTTACCTTCTTCGGCTATATAGAGTAGATACTAGCCCTAGCTCTTCTACTAATATAAGCTTAGAAGCGGTAAGATAGGCTATTTATAAAGGCTAGCGTAAGGTAGGTAGACTCGTATTCTTTATAGGGCTATTAAGTAATAAAGAAGCGGGTAGTATAGGAGTTATTAATCTAGAATTTATTGCTAAAGATAACCTAATACTAGTCTTTATATTACTAGTATTAGTAATTAAGAGCCTACTAGAAGCGCTACTACTTCTTAGTAAGATTTAAGAATAGCTTTCTACGCGCGACGTAACCTTATTTTTAGAGGAGTCGACTTTCTTAACTTCCTTATTAACAATAGTAAGATTAGTCGTCT includes the following:
- a CDS encoding Cladofulvin biosynthesis regulatory protein claE, translated to MSLSRSVAAMHFPVTAPPPVPVPHAPHTGGLHEATATASSSAGPTSTSIAAGPRVRSSCETCAASKLKCSKERPRCARCVKRGLDCTYVLLKRAGRKPGQPQTSSRSRRREPSSGGPSPPSGVTGTSTSSDMLQDLFGTPLDMTVDGFDAAMSDSSTFHSSDLLDDHSLSAFTADPFFIHGLDDQQLHSICDDDPHSMLGVPPLMNHALMEPRTPRALSISDNGSQHLRTGRLDGVSCSCLARVLSLFQRYSASSESLCMHQRKPELDERLENVSTQSILSQNGTAVELLSGILESPCCQDGYLVVMVALVTFKILGWYSAVAQRTKTLLPGERHNPSPSFDEQHSNTTTTIRGFCLDGEDSERRTVQLILGELHPVRQLIERFALRLKLLVEEMQDADKAGVAAKDLCANAMLSTSTLVYKQLETDLRSEWRALSARVIDRLKNL
- a CDS encoding Atrochrysone carboxylic acid synthase, encoding MTTNHLENKVHAATESLFYFSNEFPKRDLQDLFRQAHTRSKLAQHKCLAQFIQDATQTVKQEIQGLSMKLQHLFKPLESVLTWAEDHELREGALSGAIDGVLLIVAQMTTLIGYLENNTAKMDDIATASLAGLGVGLLTACAVSSASTIADLSATGADAVRTAFRLGVHVYYVSQTLEALDPSARPETWAYVINNVTPTEAQEQLDTLYANSTQPATSKVFISALSRSSVTVSGPPARLKALVTGSEFFRTSRYIALPVYGGLCHAPHVYGQDDVDMVMQSRAFSVQKAPATHLKSVWSTSSGYPYLVEDSKSLFASVVAELLTKAICWDSVVSSIVKYTGLTDASEMIIYNYGNSIPLNELESALKSSPAKLKVVNSNLLSWMGHNSPTSVKPRNTLQSKLAIVGMSCRLPGGATSNELFWDVLRRGVDTSQVIPADRFDVATHYDPAGKQLNKSMTQYGCFIDEPGLFDAPFFNMSPREAQTVDPQMRLALVTAYEALEQAGYVANRTASTRLERIGTYYGQAADDYREVNQGQEVSTYYIPGGCRAFGPGRINYFFKFAGPSYSIDTACSSGLAAVEVSQVTSIVAPTNHGQVACQALWRGDVDTAVTGGVNILTNPDGFTGLCSGHFLSKGHNACKTWDATADGYCRADGVGSLVIKRLEDAEDDNDNILGVILGAGTNHSAQAVSITHPHAGHQAYLARQVLRQAGVDPLDVSYVELHGTGTQAGDSEEMQGILDVYAPLSKRRSQSQPLHIGAVKANMGHSESSAGTTALVKVLLMLQNNVIPPHIGITTEMNPKFGHDFKKRNLHIPFELTPWEHTDDKRRIAVVNNFGAAGGNTTMILEDAPMRSISQSDTRKTHVVVLSAKTKTSLVANVDRLISYIDSHPDTQIANVSYTTTARRYQHVLRVAISTSEIAHLQKQLYSHREKIEYIQPVRKAEPPPVAFSFTGQGASHKSMNLELYRDVPTFREFVHQLDSLTRAQGFESFICALDGSHDKDHQHSPVVTQLALVCSEIALAKYWASIGVLPNIVIGHSLGEYAAMHIAGVISASDAIFLVGRRAQLLQERCKIGSHLMMAVRASVDQITQSAAGKPFTVACVNGPADTVLAGTKEEIEVIKTPLESSGLQCIKLDVAFAFHSEQTDPLLDDFEALAKSGVIFAEPKLPVISPLLGKVIFDAKTINATYVRRATREAVDFLAALNNAQEIGAIGGDTVWVEIGPHPVCTGFVRSTIPSVKLALPSFRRGEENWKTLSDSIAQLYTVGVDIDWTELHRPFEKNLRLLDLPTYAFNEKTYWLQYKGDWCLTKGNTFYADEQKIVRGQLPSVSELHTSTVQQIVEQVFDTDTGSCTVVIESDMMQPDFLAAAHGHRMNDCGVATSSIHGDIAFTLAEHIHKKLGVHGKDTRYNVANLQVTKALVARKNTANPQVIRVTASTTDVRSGIDLVWQNINANGDSAEPFATSSIHAGISTDWISSWSSLTHLVRDRIETLDRLVAEGKANRLSHNMAYTLFASNLVDYADKYRGMQSVVMHGLEGCADVELSTKESGVWTVPPYFIDSVAHLAGFIMNCSDAIDAKKFFCITPGWKTMRFARPLVPGARYQSYVKMIPTVEDDTAYFGDVYILQDGVIIGLVEGIEFHRYRRILLERLFSAPDSTNLDDTTETKDISSSTQHSVPVSRQVPPAAKSSAQTVFESSLPFAVPGPRKSTARPAVDEIAAREKPVASQSSSITNRAMQLIADEVGVELADLCDDVGFSDLGVDSLMSLVIADTFRATLDIKVNGSLFLDYETIGDLRNWLEETYA